In the genome of Telluria mixta, the window CAGCGCCAGCGCGACGTAGTCGAGGCCCGCGCCGCCGTACTGCTCGGGCACGGCCACGCCGAACGCGCCCAGCCGGGCCAGTTCCTTCAGCTCGTCCTTCGGAAAATGGTGCTCGCGGTCCCAGCGCGCGGCGTTGGGCGCAAGACGCTCCTGCGCGAAGGTGCGCAGGGCGTCGCGGATCATCTGGTGTTCTTCGGTCAAAATCATGTTGTCTCGTTTTTTATCGTGGACGGCTCACCACGGGATCGGTGTGCCGTCGTAATTGAGGAAGGCGCCGTTCTGCGCCGGCGTCGCCTTGGCCAGCGTGGCACGCAGGCCGGCCGCGCTTTGCTCGACGGTGAGCGTGGCGCCCGGACCGCCCATGTCGGTCTGCACCCAGCCCGGGTGAAAGGTCAGACACGTGGCACCCTGCGGGCCGTACGTCAGCGCGGCGTCGGCCAGCACGGAATTCAGCGCGGCCTTGCTGGCGCGGTACAGCGACCCCTGGTTGCTCTTGCGCTCGCCGATGGAGCCCATGCGCGACGAGATCACGGCCACCTTGCCGCGCGTCGTGGCGACCAGCGGCGCGACGATGGGCAGTAACCGCATCGCGGCCAGCACGTTCGTGTGCATGACGTCGTCGAATTCCTGTTCGGTCGGGAAACCGGCGTGGTCCGGGCCGTACACGCCCGCGACGAGCCAGGCGGCGTCGATCTTTTCGTCGTCCAGCTTCCAGCCCAGGCCACCGATCGATTCGGCATTGGTGACGTCGACCTGGTGCGCTTCCGCGCCCAGCCGGCGCAGCGCATCGCAATCCGCGGCCTTGCGCGCGGTGGCGATGACGCGCCAGCCGTCTGCGCGGTATTGACGGGCCAGTTCGTGGCCGATGCCGCGCGATGCGCCGATGATGAGAGCTGTTGGCATGGGAATTCCTTCACGGTATGGATGACAATGACAATCCGTCACCATACCGTGTTTTAAAAACGCGTGCGTGGCGCGTTACACCATCTCGATCGCCATCGCGGTCGCCTCGCCGCCGCCGATGCACAGCGACGCCACGCCGCGCTTGCCGCCCGTCTTCTTCAGCGCGCCGAGCAGGGTGACGATGATGCGTGCGCCCGATGCGCCGATCGGGTGGCCCAGCGCGCACGCGCCGCCGTGGACGTTGACCTTCGAATGCGGGATGTCCAGCTCGTGCATCGCGGCCATCGGCACGGCGGCGAACGCTTCGTTGATCTCGAAGAGGTCGACGTCCTTCGGCGACCAGCCGGTCTTCTTGAACAGCTTTTGCAGCGAGCCGATCGGCGCGGTCGAGAACTGGTCCGGCTCCTGCGCGTGCGTCGTGTGGGCGACGATGCGGGCGAGCGGCGTGACGCCCAGTTCCTTCGCCGTCGATTCGCGCATCATGACGAGGGCCGCGGCGCCGTCGTTGATCGACGACGACGAAGCGGCCGTGATCGTGCCATCCTTTTTAAACGCCGGACGCAGCGTCGGGATCTTGTCGACCTTGGCCTTGACGGGGCCTTCGTCCTTCTCGATGATCGTTTCGCCCAGGCGGTTTGCGACGGTCACCGGTGCGATCTCCCACTGGAAATCGCCGGACTCGGTGGAATTCTGCGCGCGCTTGACGGATTCGATCGCGAACGCATCCAGCTGCTCGCGCGAGAAGCCGTACCTGGCCACGCACTCCTCGGCGAACGTGCCCATCGAGCGGCCTTCGCCCGTCTTTTCGTTGCGCGAGTAGGCGTCTTCGAGGCCGTCCATCATCATGTGGTCGAACATGACGCCATGGCCGATGCGGTAGCCGCCGCGCGCCTTCGGGATCAGGTACGGGGCATTGGTCATCGACTCCATGCCGCCTGCCACGACGACGTCCGCGCTGCCGGCCTTGAGCACGTCGTGCGCGAAGATCGCGGCCTGCATCGCCGAGCCGCACATCTTCGACAGGGTAACGGCGCCCGTCGACAGCGGCAGGCCCGCCTTGATCAGCGCCTGGCGCGCCGGGGCCTGGCCCTGGCCGGCCATCAGGCAGTTGCCGAAGTAGACGTGCTCGACGAGGCTCGCGTCGACGCCGGCGCGCTCGACGGCCGCCTTGATCGCCACGGCGCCCAGGTCGCTCGCGGATTTCGAAGAGAAGTCGCCCTGGAAGGCGCCCATCGGGGTACGGGCGGCGCCGACGATAACGATTGGATCATTCATTGTGTAAGGTCTCCAAGTAATGGGATTGCGGCGAGGGTGTCGCCGGGTTCGCTGGGTCCGCGAGGTGGAACCGGATGTGCTGCGGATACGGAAAAATGTCTTCGAGTTCGCCCGCGAGGATGCGGTCCTTGTGCGACTGCCACCAGACGCGCGTCAATAGTGCGGCATGGTGTTTCATGAACGCGGCGCGTATCTTTGGATTCCCGAGCAGGAAGCGCGCGAATTGTTCGGGAAAGACGTCGTGCTTGCCGATGGGGTACCAGGGCTCGGCGGCCATCTCGTCTTCCTCGTTACGCGGCTGCGGGATGTCGCGGAAGTTGCAGTCGGTGAGGTACTCGATCTCGTCGTAGTCGTAGAACACGACGCGGCCGTGTCGGGTCACACCGAAGTTTTTGTACAGCATATCGCCCGGAAAAATATTCGCAGCGACGAGGTCGCGGATCGCATTGCCGTACTCGAACACGCCGTGTTCGATAAGCTCGTCGTCGCCGCTGCGCTGTGCACGGTCCAGGTAGATATTTAGCGGCACCATGCGCCGCTCGATGTACAGGTGCCTGATGACGATGTGGTCGCCTTCGATGTCGACGAGCGAAGGTGCGAACCGGCGCAGTTCGGCCATCAGTTCCTCGTCGAAGCGGGACAGCGGGAAGGCCACGTCCGAGTATTCCAGCGTGTCCGCCATGCGGCCCACGCGGTCGTGGTGCTTCACCAGCAGGTATTTTTCCTTGATGCGCGCCCGCGTCGTCTCTTTCGGCGGCGGATAGAAATCCTTGATCACCTTGAACACGTACGGAAAGGAGGGCAGTTCGAACACGAGCATCACGAGGCCGCGGATGCCGGGCGCGATGCGGAAGGCGTCGGAGCTGTGCTTCAGGTGCTGCAGGAAGTCGCGGTAGAACAGCGTCTTGCCCTGCTTTTGCAGGCCGAGCACGGTGTAGATCTCGCTGCGCGGTTTCTTCGGCATCAGGCTGCGCAGGAATTGCACGAAGGCCGACGGCACTTCCATGTCGACCATGAAATAGGCGCGCGTGAACGAGAACAGCAGGATCACCTGCTCGGGATCGGTCAGCACCGCGTCGAGGACGAGCCGGCCGGCCCGGTCGTGCAGGATCGGCACGACGAACGGATGTTCCCGGGCGCCGTTGATGGCGCGGCCGACGATGTAGGCGGCCTTGTTGCGGAAAAACAGGCTCGACAGCACGTGCAACTGCTGGTTCGGCTCGCGCTCGTGCAGGCCGAAATGTTCGATCATGCGCGCTTCGACGAGGGCGATGTCGCGGTCGAGGTCGGCGAACGGGCAGTCGAGCTGGAAATTCGTCACCATGCGCCGCAACGAGAAGCGCAGGTCGTCCGCCGCCGGGTAATACACGCGGTAGGTCGGGGCCGGCTCGTCCGTCTCGATGTACTCGGTGGAGACGGCCGGGCGCACGAAGATGAAGTCGTTGCGGTAGTAGCTGCGGTGCAGGATGTGGCAGCAGACGGAATTGAAGAAGCTTTCCGCCAGCTCCGGGCGCTTGTGGTCCGTCAGCAGGCCAATGTAGTGGAGCTTCGTTTCGCGCCACGTCTCGTCGTCGAGATCTTCCGGCGCGTATTCGTCTTCCAGCGCATGCACGCATTCCTGCACGCGCTTGTCATAGAAATCGATGCGCTTGCGCGCGGCCTGCTGGGCCGTCGTCCAGTCGGCGCGTTCGAAATGGGTCTTGGCCGTCTTGCTGGCCTGGCGGAACAACGTGTAGTGACGGTCGAAGCCGTCCAGGATGGTGCGGGCGATGTCGAAGGCGATCTGGGACGACAGCAGCTTGGGGAAGGTGGCCTGGGTCATCGGGCGGCTCGCGCGGTGGACGGGGCAGCGGTCATTGTAGTCGGCGAATGATGTGCTGGGATGACCCGCTGTCGTAAGATCCGTCATTCCCGCCGAGGGCGGGAATGACGGTCTCTATTTTTCGGGCTACGTGGAGTTGTTGTTCTGCCGGCTTGTGCCGATCTTGTTGTTCGCCCGGTCTCCTCTTCTCCACAAACTTACATCGTCTCGCCGAACAGCTCGCGCCCGATCAGCATGCGACGGATTTCGCTTGTACCGGCGCCGATCTCGTACAGCTTGGCGTCGCGCCACAGACGGCCCACCGGGTATTCGTTGATGTAGCCGTTGCCGCCCAGTGTCTGGATCGCTTCGCCGGCCATCCATGTTGCCTTTTCCGCGCTGTACAGGATGGCGCCGGCCGCGTCCTTGCGCAGGGCGCGGACCTGTTCCGGGTTCGATGCGCGGTCGCAGGCCTGGCCGACCGCGTACACATAAGCGCGGCATGCCATCATCGTCGAATACATATCCGCGATCTTGCCCTGCATCAATTGGAACTCACCAATTGCTTGGCCAAACTGCTTGCGCTCGTGAATATACGGGACGACGACGTCCATGCAGGCCGACATGATGCCCAGCGGGCCGCCGGACAGCACGGTGCGTTCGAAATCCAGGCCCGACATCAGCACGTTCACGCCCTTGCCCACGCCGCCCAGCACGTTTTCCACCGGCACTTCGCAATCCTGGAACACCAGCTCGCCCGTGTGCGAACCGCGCATGCCCAGTTTGTCCAACTTTTGCGCGATGGAAAAACCTTTGAAGCCTTTTTCGATGAGGAAGGCGGTCATGCCGCGCGGGCCGGCCTCGATGTCGGTCTTGGCGTAGACGACGAGGGTGTCCGCGTCCGGACCGTTCGTGATCCACATCTTGGTGCCGTTCAGCACGTAGCGGTCGCCCTTCAGGTCGGCGCGCAACTTCATGCTGACGACGTCGGAGCCGGCGTTCGGTTCGGACATGGCCAAGGCACCGACGTGCTCGCCCGAGATCAGCTTGGGCAGGTACTTGCGCTTCTGCTCTTCGTTGCCGTTGCGCTTGATCTGGTTGACGCACAGGTTCGAGTGCGCGCCGTACGACAGGCCGACGGAGGCCGATGCGCGCGAGATTTCTTCCATGGCGACGATGTGCGCCAGGTACCCCATGTTGGCGCCGCCGTATTCCTCGCTGACGGTGATGCCGAGCAGGCCCAGCTCGCCCATCTTTTTCCACAGGTCCATCGGGAACTGGTCGGTGCGGTCGATCTCGGCCGCGCGGGGGGCGATTTCGCTCGCGGCGAACTGTTGTACAGCTTCGCGCAGGGCGGCGATGTCTTCGCCATGGTCAAAGGTCAAGCCAGGGAGATGCAGCATGTCGTCCTCGTTCTCGTCGTCTGTCTGGTGGATGGCTCGTGGCCAGACTGGATGATAGCGCGGAGTGACGTTAACGTAAACGTCAAGCAGCATCCTTCTCGCCGGCTTCCGCCAGCAGTCGGCGGCATTCTTCTTCATGCACGGAAATTTCCGCCAGCGACATCTCGATATCCGCCCGCTGCTGTTCCAGCGTCTCGCGCTGGTGCGCCAGCACGCCCAGGAAACGGTTGATCTGGGCCACCGTGTCCTTCGGCGTCTCGTACATGTCGATGATGCTTTTGATCTCCGACAAAGTCAGACCCAGGCGCTTGCCGCGCAGCGTCAGTTTCAGCCGGGTGCGGTCGCGCGGGGTGTAGACACGGTTGCGTCCGCCCTGGCCCTCGCGCATCGGGCTGAGCAGCCCCTGGTCTTCGTAAAAGCGGATCGCACGTGCGGTGATGTCGAATTCGCGTGCCAGTTCGGCGATGGTGTAGGTGGTGGCCATGGTGTTCTGCGGGTCAAAAGTGGCGAGGTGCGGAATCGCTTAGAATCACAGCCTGCGCCTTCCGTTTACGTTTACGTCAAAGCGTTTGCGGCATTGTAACGCGACCCGCCCCAGTATCAATACGAAAGTCCACCGCATGAACCTCCTCGAAGCCCAGCTCAGCTATCCATTCGGCGATGCCATTCCTCCACTCGGCACGGTCACGGACGTGGCGCCCGGCCTGTCGTGGCTGCGCATGCCGCTGCCGTTCGCCCTCGACCATATCAATCTGTGGCTGCTGGACGATACGGCAGGGGACAAGCGCGGCTGGTCCCTCGTCGACTGCGGCGCCGGCACCGATGCGACCCGGTCCGCCTGGGAACGGCTGTTCACGGACGCAATGGCGAACCGGCCATTGCTGCGCGTGTTCGCGACGCATTGTCACCCCGACCACGTCGGCCTGTCCGGCTGGCTGTGCGACCGGTTCGGCGCGCCGTTCTGGACGAGTACCGGCGAGTTCGGCTTCGCGCGCATGATGGCCGCCGCGCTGCCCGGCGTCGACGGCCCGTCGGCGATCCCGCATTTCCAGCGCCATGGCCTCGTCGACGCGGGCATGCTCGAGCAGATGCAGAGCCGCAAAAATTACTACCCGTCGCTCGTGCCGGCCGTGCCGGCGGCGTACACCCGTCTGCAGGATGGCCAGCGGGTCGTTATTGGCGCACGGGAATGGCGCGTGATTACCGGTTTCGGCCATTCGCCGGAACACGTCTCGCTGTACAACGACCAGGACCGGATCCTGATCTCGGGTGACATGGTGTTGCCGCGTATTTCGACGAACGTCTCCGTGTTCGCCGTCGAGCCCGAAGGCAACCCGCTGCAGCTGTACCTGGATTCTCTGGACAAGTTCGCCGACCTGCCCGGCGACACCCTCGTCCTTCCTTCCCACGGCAAACCGTTCCGTGGCTTGCACACCCGCATCGCGCAATTGCGCGCGCACCATGTAGCGCGGCTGGAGGAAGTCCGCGCCGTGTGTGCTGAGCCGAAGTCGGCAGTTGACATTGTTCCGTTGATGTTCAAGCGACAACTCGACGCGCACCAGCTCAGTTTTGCGATCGGCGAGGCGTTAGCCCATCTTCATTATCTTTGGTACAACGGTAACCTCGTGCGTGTAACTGCCAACGATGGGGTCATGCGTTTTAAGTTGACTTAAAACAACATATTAAGACCAATGTATGTCGTAAAAATCACGACAATCTAACTGGACTTCTCAGCACTTTGTTGACTCTTGGCATCATTTGTCATGCTAAGGGGAAGAAACGTTCCAATTTTTAGTAGGAAATTGAACGAGCAAACGTTTTCCTTTTCCTGTAGGATATTTTTCACACATATCTCACAGAACGCTGAACACAATGGGAATTGCTGGACAGCACTGTGAGAATTGGTCAATACTCACTTATTTGTTACCTACAGCCTCTCCTGCCGTCACAGACGGTCTGGTCAACGGAGCGACCTATGACGGCTTTGCATGAACCCTTAGTGCCACCCATGAATTCGACTAACGAACGGGAGAGCTTCAGCGAGCGCCTGCAGCAAGCCCTGAAAAACGCCCATTATTCTCCGGACAGCCCCACCCGGCTGGCACGGGAATTTAACATTCGCTTCGAGGGCCGCCCAATCACGGTCCACGCGGCACGTAAATGGCTGGTCGGAGAGGCGATTCCGACGCAGGAAAAACTGCGCATGATCGCGCAATGGCTGGGCGTGCCGGCGGACTGGCTGCGCTTCGGCGGTTCGGAAAACGCCGCCGCCAATGGCGACGGCACCGACGGCAGCACCCGGTTCGAATCGGCCGACGTCAAGCTGATCGCCGACCTGCAACGCCTGGACGAGCACCACAAGCAGCTGGCGCGCGAATTCATCCGCATGCTCGTGCGCATGAATCACCAGCAGCAGAAATAATCCTTCCTGATCGCCATCGAACTCACGATGGCCGAATCCCATGACGCGGCGTCCGGTAAATCCCGGGCGCCGCGTCACGCACTTCTGTACTGCAATTTTTTCTGCGATTGTCCGCACAAACGGCCGAGTCTCGCGCATAATCGGTAACGCTAACGGAACGTCGAAGTCATCGAGTTCGCGTTCCTGACTGGCGCCCGCCAGCGTTATCGGTCAATAAGGATGCAGTCGCCTCATGATTAATAACTACAGCAACACCGCGCAGTTGAAGGACCTCATGACCGCGCCGCCGATGACGGCGGCCCAGCACGCAGAAATCATGCGCAAGCGTAACGAGCAGCGCAGAAAAATCGAAGACGCAAGGGAACAGAGACAAGCCGAAAGCGACCCGTACGGCGAACGCGCCTGAGTCAGGGCGTATCCTCTTTCATGCCGCCCCATCTCGGGGCGAGATCGTTCGTCACGCCCAGCAGGTCCATGACACGGGACACCGTGTGGTCGACCATCTCGGCTATCGTGGCGGGGCGGTTATAAAAGCTCGGCAGCGGCGGGAAGACGATGCCGCCCATTTCCGTGACCGCCGTCATGTTGCGCAGGTGCGCCAGGTTGAACGGCGTCTCGCGCACCATCAGGATCAGGCGCCGGCGTTCTTTCAGCACGACATCGGCGGCGCGCGCGATCAGGTTGTCCGACAAACCATGCGCGACCGCGGCCAGCGTCTTCATCGAACAGGGGGCGATCACCATGCCGTCCGTCTGGAACGAGCCGCTGGCGATCGACGCGCCGATCTCGCGATTACGATGGACCACGTGGGCGAGCGCTTCCACGTCGCGCCGTTGCAGGCCGACTTCCTGGTGCAGGGTGAGGGTGGCGGCGTCGGAAATGACGAGGTGCGTCTCGACGCCGGGTACGGCGGCCAGCCGTCGCAACAGCTGCACGCCATAGATCGCGCCGGTCGCGCCCGTGATGGCGACGACGATCCGGCGCGGGCCGGTATCAGCCATTCTTCTTGAGCAGGGTCTGCAGTTCGCCCGACTCGTACATTTCCGTCATGATGTCGGAACCGCCGACGAATTCGCCGTTCACGTACAGCTGCGGAATGGTCGGCCAGTTCGAGTATTCCTTGATGCCCTGGCGGACTTCCGCGTCTTCCAGGACGTTCACGGTGGCGATGTTATCGACGCCGCAAGCCTTCAGGATTTGGATCGCGCGGCCCGAAAAACCGCATTGCGGGAACTGGGCGGTGCCCTTCATGAACAGCACGACAGGCGCGTTGGTCACGGTCTCTTTGATCCAGGTTTGTACGTCGCTCATTTGGTTCTGCCTTTGGTGAGAATGTGATAGATGACGGCATTTTATAAGAAAACGGGGGCGCCGGCATAAGGCGCCCGCCGCCACGTCAGCGTTTCAGCTTTGCAAACGCCGCCGCCATCGCGCCATTGCTTGGCGCCGCGGAACGCTCCTGCTTTTGATGCTGGCCGAGCCGCTTGCGGTCATCCCGATCCCCGCGCTGTTGAGGTTGCGACCCGGCCTGCGGTGCGCTGTCCGACAAACGCATCGTGAGCGCGATGCGCTTGCGCTTGACGTCCACCTCCAGCACTTTCACCTTCACGACCTGGCCCGCCTTGACGACCGTGTGCGGATCCTTGACGAACGTGTTCGACAGCGCCGAGATGTGCACGAGGCCATCCTGGTGCACGCCGATGTCCACGAACGCGCCGAACGCCGCGACGTTGGTGACGACGCCTTCCAGGATCATGTCCGGGCGCAGGTCCGAGATCTCCTCGACGCCTTCCTTGAACGTGGCCGTCGTGAATTCCGGACGCGGGTCGCGGCCCGGCTTTTCCAGCTCTTTCAAGATGTCGGTCACGGTCGGCACGCCGAATTTGTCATCGGCATACTTGGCCGGATTCAGGCGTTTTACCAGCGCGCTGTCGCCGATCACCGATTTGATGTCCTTCTGGATATCGGCCAGGATCTTTTCGACGACCGGATACGATTCCGGGTGCACGGCCGACGCGTCCAGCGGGTTGGCGCCGTTCACGATGCGCAGGAAGCCCGCCGCCAGTTCGAACGTTTTATCGCCCAGGCGCGGCACCTTCTTCAGCGCCGCACGCGACGCGAACGCGCCCTGCTGGTCGCGGTAGTTGACGATGCTCTGCGCGACACTGCTCGATAAGCCCGACACGCGCGCGAGCAGCGGCGCCGACGCCGTGTTGACGTCCACGCCGACCGCGTTCACGCAATCCTCGACGACGGCGTCGAGCTGGCGCGCGAGCTGCGTCTGCGACACGTCGTGCTGGTACTGGCCCACGCCGATCGATTTCGGATCGATTTTGACGAGTTCGGCCAGCGGGTCCTGCAGACGGCGCGCGATGGACACGGCGCCGCGCAGCGACACGTCCAGTTCCGGCAGTTCGCGTGATGCGAATTCCGACGCCGAGTACACCGACGCGCCGGCTTCCGACACGACGATCTTCGTCAGCTTCAGCTCCGGGTGTTGCTTGATGAGGTCCTGCGCCAGTTTATCGGTCTCGCGCGACGCGGTGCCGTTGCCGATCGAGATCAGCGACACGTTGTGCTTCGCGGCCAGCTTCGCCAGCGTATGCAGCGAACCGTCCCAGTCGTTGCGTGGCGCGTGCGGGTAGATGGTCGACGTGTCGACCACCTTGCCGGTCGCGTCGACGACGGCGACCTTGACGCCCGTGCGCAGGCCCGGGTCGAGGCCCATCGTCGCGCGCGGGCCCGCGGGTGCGGCGAGCAGCAGGTCCTTCAGGTTGCGTGCGAAGACGTGGATCGCATCGCTCTCGGCTTTTTCGCGCAAGGCGCCCATCAGCTCCGTCTCGATGTACATGAAGCTCTTCACGCGCCACGTCCAGCGCGCCGTGTCGAGCAGCCATTTGTCGGCCGGGCGGCCCGTGCCCTTGATGCCGAAGCGCGCGGCGATGCGGCTTTCGCACGGATTGTGCGGCGCGTCCCACTTCGGCTTTTCCGGCTCCGAATCGAGGCGCAGGGTGACGTCCAGCATACCCTCGCGGCGGCCGCGCATCAGCGCCAGCGCGCGGTGCGACGGCACGGTCGCCAGCGTTTCCGAGTAATCGAAATAGTCGGCGAATTTCTCGCCTTCTTCCTGCTTGCCGTCGACGACCTTCGATTCGACGACGCCGTGCTCCTGCACATATTCGCGCAGCGATTGCAGCAGCTCGGCATCTTCCGCGAAGCGCTCCATCAGGATCTGGCGCGCGCCGTCCAGCGCGGCCTTCGTGTCGGCCACACCGGGGTTCGCGACGCCGTCCGCATTCGTGAACGCTTCGCGCAGATATTTCGCCGCTTCGGCTTCCGGATCGCGCGACGGATCGTCAAGAAGATCATCGGCCAGCGGCTTCAGGCCGGCCTCGATCGCGATTTGCGCCTTGGTGCGGCGCTTCTGCTTGTACGGCAGGTACAGGTCTTCCAGGCGCGTCTTGTCTTCCGCGAGCGAGATCGCCTGCAGCAGCTCCGGCGTCATCTTGTTCTGTTCCGTGATGGACGAGATGATCGCGGCGCGGCGGTCTTCCAGTTCGCGCAGGTAGCGCAGGCGTTCTTCCAGCAGGCGCAGTTGGATGTCGTCGAGGCCGCCCGTCGCTTCCTTGCGGTAGCGGGCGATGAAGGGGACGGTCGCGCCTTCGTCGAGCAGGGCGACGGCGGCGGCCACCTGTGCCGGTTTGGCGGACAGTTCTTGAGCGAGGCGTTGTTCGATCGAAGGCAGCATGGATGATGTCGGTGGTCGGTGAATCGAACGGGCAATGATACGCAATCGCGGGCGATGCGCCAGTCTTGACACGCAGGGCGATATCAAGGTGGCACAACGCGGCGTATCAATTCTGCAAAAGTTCCGCCAGCACGATCTCCGTATCCTCCAGTGCCGCGATCGTGATCACATCCTCGTCCGCGATGCCGGCCCCGTCGCGCGCCGCCAGCGTCACGCCGTTGACGGTGACGCGGCCCGCCGTCGTGACGAGATAGGCGCCGTGGCCCCGCGGGAGCGCGTGTTCGATCACGTCGCCCGCGCGCAGGGTGGCCCCGAGCAGGCGCGCATCCGCGTCGATGGGCAGCGCATCGGCATCGCGCGCATTGCCGCTGGCCAGCACGGTCAAGGCGCCGGCACGCGCCGCGGGCGGGAAGTGCCGCGTGTTCCACGACGGCGCGCCGCCCGGCGTGCGCGGACGCAGCCAGATCTGGTACAGCAGCAGCGGCACGTCGCCGTCGTTGCGCTCGCTGTGGCGGATGCCGCTGCCGGCGCGCATCGCCTGCACGTCGCCGGCGGCAATCGTGGAACGGTTGCCGAGGCTGTCCTCGTGGGTGACGGCGCCCTGGCGCACGTAGGTCACGATTTCGACGTCCCTGTGGCCGTGCATCCCGAAGCCCGTGTGCGGCGCGAACGTGTCGTCGTTCCAGGCCCGGAGCGGGCCGATCGCGCCGTGCTTCGGACGGCCCATGCCGTCGATGGCCACGTGCAGCCGGGCGTTCAGCCAGCCCAGGTCATGGCCACCCAGGGCGGCGTAGGGACGATGGTCGATCATGATCAGATCTGCGCCTGGCCGCCGTCGACGAACAGCTCGGTGCCGTTGACGAAGCTGGCATCGTCGGAGGCGAGGAACACGGCCGCTTTCGCAATCTCGTCCGGCTCGCCGACGCGGCCCAGCGG includes:
- a CDS encoding MerR family transcriptional regulator, with protein sequence MATTYTIAELAREFDITARAIRFYEDQGLLSPMREGQGGRNRVYTPRDRTRLKLTLRGKRLGLTLSEIKSIIDMYETPKDTVAQINRFLGVLAHQRETLEQQRADIEMSLAEISVHEEECRRLLAEAGEKDAA
- a CDS encoding isovaleryl-CoA dehydrogenase, with translation MLHLPGLTFDHGEDIAALREAVQQFAASEIAPRAAEIDRTDQFPMDLWKKMGELGLLGITVSEEYGGANMGYLAHIVAMEEISRASASVGLSYGAHSNLCVNQIKRNGNEEQKRKYLPKLISGEHVGALAMSEPNAGSDVVSMKLRADLKGDRYVLNGTKMWITNGPDADTLVVYAKTDIEAGPRGMTAFLIEKGFKGFSIAQKLDKLGMRGSHTGELVFQDCEVPVENVLGGVGKGVNVLMSGLDFERTVLSGGPLGIMSACMDVVVPYIHERKQFGQAIGEFQLMQGKIADMYSTMMACRAYVYAVGQACDRASNPEQVRALRKDAAGAILYSAEKATWMAGEAIQTLGGNGYINEYPVGRLWRDAKLYEIGAGTSEIRRMLIGRELFGETM
- the aceK gene encoding bifunctional isocitrate dehydrogenase kinase/phosphatase; translation: MTQATFPKLLSSQIAFDIARTILDGFDRHYTLFRQASKTAKTHFERADWTTAQQAARKRIDFYDKRVQECVHALEDEYAPEDLDDETWRETKLHYIGLLTDHKRPELAESFFNSVCCHILHRSYYRNDFIFVRPAVSTEYIETDEPAPTYRVYYPAADDLRFSLRRMVTNFQLDCPFADLDRDIALVEARMIEHFGLHEREPNQQLHVLSSLFFRNKAAYIVGRAINGAREHPFVVPILHDRAGRLVLDAVLTDPEQVILLFSFTRAYFMVDMEVPSAFVQFLRSLMPKKPRSEIYTVLGLQKQGKTLFYRDFLQHLKHSSDAFRIAPGIRGLVMLVFELPSFPYVFKVIKDFYPPPKETTRARIKEKYLLVKHHDRVGRMADTLEYSDVAFPLSRFDEELMAELRRFAPSLVDIEGDHIVIRHLYIERRMVPLNIYLDRAQRSGDDELIEHGVFEYGNAIRDLVAANIFPGDMLYKNFGVTRHGRVVFYDYDEIEYLTDCNFRDIPQPRNEEDEMAAEPWYPIGKHDVFPEQFARFLLGNPKIRAAFMKHHAALLTRVWWQSHKDRILAGELEDIFPYPQHIRFHLADPANPATPSPQSHYLETLHNE
- a CDS encoding SDR family oxidoreductase, whose translation is MPTALIIGASRGIGHELARQYRADGWRVIATARKAADCDALRRLGAEAHQVDVTNAESIGGLGWKLDDEKIDAAWLVAGVYGPDHAGFPTEQEFDDVMHTNVLAAMRLLPIVAPLVATTRGKVAVISSRMGSIGERKSNQGSLYRASKAALNSVLADAALTYGPQGATCLTFHPGWVQTDMGGPGATLTVEQSAAGLRATLAKATPAQNGAFLNYDGTPIPW
- a CDS encoding acetyl-CoA C-acyltransferase, yielding MNDPIVIVGAARTPMGAFQGDFSSKSASDLGAVAIKAAVERAGVDASLVEHVYFGNCLMAGQGQAPARQALIKAGLPLSTGAVTLSKMCGSAMQAAIFAHDVLKAGSADVVVAGGMESMTNAPYLIPKARGGYRIGHGVMFDHMMMDGLEDAYSRNEKTGEGRSMGTFAEECVARYGFSREQLDAFAIESVKRAQNSTESGDFQWEIAPVTVANRLGETIIEKDEGPVKAKVDKIPTLRPAFKKDGTITAASSSSINDGAAALVMMRESTAKELGVTPLARIVAHTTHAQEPDQFSTAPIGSLQKLFKKTGWSPKDVDLFEINEAFAAVPMAAMHELDIPHSKVNVHGGACALGHPIGASGARIIVTLLGALKKTGGKRGVASLCIGGGEATAMAIEMV
- the grxD gene encoding Grx4 family monothiol glutaredoxin, producing MSDVQTWIKETVTNAPVVLFMKGTAQFPQCGFSGRAIQILKACGVDNIATVNVLEDAEVRQGIKEYSNWPTIPQLYVNGEFVGGSDIMTEMYESGELQTLLKKNG
- a CDS encoding MBL fold metallo-hydrolase translates to MNLLEAQLSYPFGDAIPPLGTVTDVAPGLSWLRMPLPFALDHINLWLLDDTAGDKRGWSLVDCGAGTDATRSAWERLFTDAMANRPLLRVFATHCHPDHVGLSGWLCDRFGAPFWTSTGEFGFARMMAAALPGVDGPSAIPHFQRHGLVDAGMLEQMQSRKNYYPSLVPAVPAAYTRLQDGQRVVIGAREWRVITGFGHSPEHVSLYNDQDRILISGDMVLPRISTNVSVFAVEPEGNPLQLYLDSLDKFADLPGDTLVLPSHGKPFRGLHTRIAQLRAHHVARLEEVRAVCAEPKSAVDIVPLMFKRQLDAHQLSFAIGEALAHLHYLWYNGNLVRVTANDGVMRFKLT
- a CDS encoding UbiX family flavin prenyltransferase, encoding MADTGPRRIVVAITGATGAIYGVQLLRRLAAVPGVETHLVISDAATLTLHQEVGLQRRDVEALAHVVHRNREIGASIASGSFQTDGMVIAPCSMKTLAAVAHGLSDNLIARAADVVLKERRRLILMVRETPFNLAHLRNMTAVTEMGGIVFPPLPSFYNRPATIAEMVDHTVSRVMDLLGVTNDLAPRWGGMKEDTP